The proteins below are encoded in one region of Corvus hawaiiensis isolate bCorHaw1 chromosome 3, bCorHaw1.pri.cur, whole genome shotgun sequence:
- the LOC125322367 gene encoding TOG array regulator of axonemal microtubules protein 2-like yields the protein MKKKGMETQKDEHPSVEKPVKKRSDGSKKPQATLPSSKRVKSTSDGRLLRRPKAQVTLPPAVEETESLQKLYNLLEAKEFKTRMEGVALLLDLCKSSPQLVSTNTVQIFDYFVPRLGDTHKKVKQKALDVLAEIVGILKDGLNPVIICLVEGITNNLNSKDPGVYAAAVKALEESMAHLALVAWVYPRSPEVVQRYALPVLWSFLGNKALPVRSVNVRTVVTKLACTLYKVMGAKLRKHAASQPPHVRENLSDILGW from the exons atgaagaagaaa GGGATGGAAACGCAGAAGGATGAACACCCATCTGTCgagaagcctgtgaagaagaggagcgatggctcgaagaagccccaggccacattgccttctagtaaacg GGTGAAGTCTACCTCTGATGGACGCCTCCTACGCCGCCCAAAAGCCCAGGTCACGTTACCTCCGGCTGTGGAAGAAACGGAGTCGCTCCAGAAGCTGTACaatctcctggaagccaaggagtttaagacacggatggaaggagtggcactcctcctagacctgtgcaaaagcagcccccagctcgtcTCCACTAACACTGTCCAA atttttgattattttgtcccGAGACTTGGTGATACgcacaagaaagtgaagcagaaggcgCTGGACGTGCTGGCTGAAATCGTAGGCATCCTGAAAGATGGCTTAAACCCGGTGATCATCTGTCTGGttgaaggaataacaaacaaCCTAAACTCAAAGGACCCCGGGGTTTATGCCGCAGCTGTGAAAGCGCTGGAAGAATCCATGGCTCACTTAG CGCTTGTGGCATGGGTTTATCCCAGGAGCCCCGAAGTCGTCCAGCGCTacgccctgcccgtgctctggTCCTTCCTGGGGAACAAGGCGCTGCCTGTCCGAAGCGTCAATGTCCGCACTGTGGTCACCAAGCTTGCCTGCACCCTCTACAAGGTGATGGGCGCCAAGCTGAGGAagcatgctgccagccagcctccgCATGTGCGGGAAAACCTCTCCGACATTTTGGGCTGGTGA